The Helianthus annuus cultivar XRQ/B chromosome 16, HanXRQr2.0-SUNRISE, whole genome shotgun sequence genome includes a window with the following:
- the LOC110916067 gene encoding probable membrane-associated kinase regulator 6 produces MSKLKTNILPMETSQPLTIESFSYSWLINQKPSLDRLFDCDKHETNTNSPRVVLEEAQNFCFNLPYATSNLVDADEIFCDGRIIPKSVNQIKIYSCPATPVVHFPHKKRSKKYSQLIADWRVSTKKVLRKCFSLLVPRKTTRIVDSSRNSGCLSSSVVTTNQLNTRIEVYQTTRRTKSWSQDSISGSHFLCSKNKSYDDYNEGSVHEAIVHCKRSFEK; encoded by the exons ATGTCAAAACTCAAAACTAATATCCTTCCCATGGAAACCTCCCAACCTCTCACCATAGAAAGCTTCTCTTATTCTTggttaatcaaccaaaaaccctCCCTCGACCGCCTCTTCGACTGCGATAAACACGAAACCAACACAAATTCTCCACGCGTCGTCCTCGAAGAAGCCCAAAATTTCTGTTTCAATCTTCCGTACGCTACGAGTAATCTTGTTGATGCGGATGAAATCTTTTGTGACGGACGTATTATTCCTAAGTCCGTCAATCAGATAAAGATTTACTCGTGTCCTGCTACACCTGTGGTTCATTTTCCACACAAAAAACGTTCTAAAAAATATAGTCAACTTATAGCCGATTGGCGAGTTTCGACCAAAAAGGTATTAAGGAAGTGTTTTAGCCTTCTTGTACCTAGAAAAACTACAAGGATTGTGGACAGTTCAAGGAATTCTGGTTGTTTGTCGTCTTCAGTGGTTACAACTAATCAGTTGAATACGAGAATCGAAGTCTACCAGACCACCCGGAGAACCAAGAGCTGGAGTCAGGATTCAATAAGCGGATCTCATTTTTTGTGTTCGAAAAATAAATCATACGATGATTATAATGAAGGATCGGTTCATGAGGCCATTGTTCATTGCAAAAGATCATTTG AAAAGTGA